The window CCCTCACCACCATCTGCCATCGGTAATTTCACATATTCGGCATTCGGGAAAATTCGTTTAAAACCTGTTTCAATTGCATTTGCCACTTCGAGCGCGGTTAAACTTTCTTTAAATGAATCAGGCGCAATCACAATTTTCATACACTCTCCTGACATCAATAAAACACACCGAAAATGAGCGTAGAAACGACCGTCATAATCAACCCGATCGCACTTTCATAAGGAATCAGTTTTAAGCGTTCTTTCATATTCATATTCACACTGCCGCCAGTCGCATGGAAGAAAGAACCGTGTGGCATATTGTCGAATACGATCGCTCCCGCATGGATCATGGCTGCCGCCGCAAGACTGCTTACACCCAGCTCTAATAATGTTGAGCTAAATACATTGGATGCGACTGCCGTGCCTGCCGTCGTTGATGCCGTCGCAAGAGACATCAATACACCAGAAATTGGCGCGAGAATATAAGGAGGCAAACCAGAATGTTTTAAGCCTTCGATTAGCACATCTTTCATACCTGAGTTACCAATAATGCCCGCTAAAGCGCCCGTACCGAGCAACATAATCGCCACCGGTGCCATTTTGCCTAAGCCGCTAATCGCATAGCTATTCGCGTGGCGAAGTTTTCCCATACATAACGCACCAATTAAACCACCTAGTGGCAACGCAATGAGAGGATCAACTTTAATGTCCGCCAATGGACGTAGCGCCAGTAATAAGATAGCCACTAATGGTGCAGCAAGTGCGGTCAGAAATGAGGGTAAATGTTGAGTATCAACGGCAACGCTCTCTTGTTCGGATACAAAAGAGCCTTTATTTTTTAAACGTTTCGCTAAGAAATAGGTTAAGGCTAGCCCAAAGATCCCAGGAATAATCCCCACTACCATTACCGACGTTAAAGGCAGATGAAAGGTATCTGCTGCTGCAATGGCATTGGGGTTAGGTGACATCAAGTTTCCTGCTTTTCCCCCACCAATCATCGCTAATAAAACAGCTGATTTTGATAAATTGGTGCGACGAGCTAACGCCAGTGCAATCGGGGAAACGGTAATAACGGCTACATCAATAAACACACCGACTGCGGTTAAAATCAGTGTTGCTAAAGCTAAGGCCAATAACGCTCTTGCTTCACCAAGTTTATGTGTAATAGTTTCGGCAATCGTGCTGGCCGCCCCCGATTCAATGAGCACACCTGCTAGTACACCTGCCGCTAAAATTCGCATAACAGCTGTCGTAATACCCTGGGCCCCACCGATCATTAAGTTCACCGTTTCGGATAAATCAGCGCCACCAACTAGCCCGCCTATCAAAGCCCCCGTCAACATGCCATAGACTGGCGAGACTTTTTTCAAAATGAGAAAAATGGCCACAATAAGCGCAACTAATGCACCGAAAGACGAAACTGTTGTCATAAATACCTACTTATATCCAATACCGCTGAGATATATAAATGTTTGTGTACATTATACAAAAACGGCTTATGTAAAACACATAAGCCGACATTTTTACTTAAAATTGACCGCACTTTAGAAAAATAAAATACTTCCCCAAACAACGGCAACGATGCAAAGCGCAATGAATACCGCTGCTGAGCCTTGGTCTTTGGCTCGCCCTGAAAGCTCGTGGCGTTCTGTACCGATACGGTCCACCACCGCTTCAACTGCACTATTTAACAGCTCTACTGCCATCACGAGTAAAACCGATGAAATCATCAGCGCGATTTCAATTTTAGTGTCACCGAGCCAAAATGCGAGCGGAATCAGAATGCACGCAAGAAAACATTCGTGGCGGAATGCAGTTTCATTTTTGAATGCACTCTTTAAACCTTGTAAGGAATATTTTGTGGAGTTAATTAAATGGGTTAATCCCGTGGTTTTATACATAAAAGTTCCTATGTTGTAATCTATAAACGTTTTGCTTCGATAACGTCGTCTAACTTTGCTAATCTGGCCAGTATTTTACTTAAACTTTCAACATTTTTCAGTTCAATTTCCATATCCATCGTTGCCACTTGTTTTTTGGTGTCCGCACGACTTGAAACACCTAGTACACTGACTTTTTCATTCGCCAGCACAGTCGTAATATCGCGTAATAAACCATTACGATCACTTGCCACAATACGAATATTAATATGGAAACCAGCCGCATAATCATCCCCCCAAAGGGCTTCCACCACGCGTTCAGGATGTGCAGCTTGTAATTCAATAAATTGCTCACAATCGCAGCGATGAATTGAGATGCCACGTCCCATAGTAATGTAGCCTGCGATTGCATCGCCTGGAATCGGTTGGCAACAACGTGCCATATGATGCAGTAAATTACCGACGCCTTCAACAATCACATAGCCTTTTTTCTGCTGCTGGTCTGCTTTTTGTTGTGCCTTCTGCTGCGCAGTATTCGCACTTTTGCTCGCCACATGACGGAGAATTTCTTGATCCGCCTCTTCAGCCGTCACTTTAATCAATCGGCTTTGTAAAAAATTCACCAACTGATTTAAACGAATATCCCCGCTACCAATACCCGCATATAAATCTTCAAGATTTTTTAAGTTATAACGAGGTAATGCAACCTGCTCTACTTGTTTTAAACTGATATTCAAACGCGCAAGCTCATTATCTAACAGCTCTTTACCCGCAGGAACGTTTTTATCACGATCTTGTTTTTTGAACCACGCTTGGATTTTCGCACGCGCTTTTGACGTATGGGTAAAGCCTAAATTTGGGTTTACCCAATCTCGGCTTGGGTTCGGATTTTTCTGCGTGATGATATCTACTTGCTCACCCATTTGCAGGTGATAAGTGAATGGCACAATACGCCCACCGACTTTCGCCCCAATACAACGGTGTCCAATTTCACTATGAATCGCATAAGCAAAATCAAGAGGGGTTGATCCTGCTGGTAAATCAACCACTTCACCTTTCGGTGTAAATACATATACTCGGTCATCAAAGACTTGGCTACGCAATTCGGCCATCACTTCGCCAGAATCAGTAATATCATCTTGCCATGCAAGTAATTTACGCAACCAAGTGATTTTTTCTTCGTAAGCAGAAAGGCTACCCGTCGTCCCTTCTTTGTATTTCCAGTGCGCTGCGACGCCAAGTTCAGCATCATCATGCATTTGTTGAGTACGAATTTGCACTTCAATCGGCTTACCGCCTTTGCCCAATACCACAGTATGAATGGATTGATAGCCATTCGGTTTAGGATTGGCGACATAGTCATCAAATTCTTTTGGTAAATGTTTGAAATGAGTGTGCACGATACCAAGCGCGGTATAACAATCCTGCAATTTTTGCACGATAATTCTGACCGCTCTTACATCATATAAACCACTGAATTCCAAATGTTTCTTTTGCATTTTTCGCCAAATGCTATAGATGTGTTTTGGACGACCGTAAACCTCAACCTGATCAATATTTTCTTTTAAATAACCGGTTAATTCTGTCACAAAATCAGTAATATACTGCTCACGATCTAAACGACGCTCATGTAATAATTTGGCGATATTTCGATATTGTTCTGGATGCAAATAACGGAAGCAGTAATCTTCAAGCTCCCATTTCAATTGGCCGATACCTAAACGGTTCGCCAACGGGGCATAAATATTGGAACATTCTTTGGCTGCCAACACTTTTTCTTCTTCGCAAAAATGATTTTCCGCATCGCGAAGAAAGGTAATACGTTCGGCAAGTTTGATGATCACACAGCGGAAATCGTCCACCATTGCAAGGAGCATACGGCGTACATTATCCACTTGAGAGGCATTAGCAGAATGACTGGCGTTGAG is drawn from Haemophilus parainfluenzae and contains these coding sequences:
- a CDS encoding GntP family permease; translated protein: MTTVSSFGALVALIVAIFLILKKVSPVYGMLTGALIGGLVGGADLSETVNLMIGGAQGITTAVMRILAAGVLAGVLIESGAASTIAETITHKLGEARALLALALATLILTAVGVFIDVAVITVSPIALALARRTNLSKSAVLLAMIGGGKAGNLMSPNPNAIAAADTFHLPLTSVMVVGIIPGIFGLALTYFLAKRLKNKGSFVSEQESVAVDTQHLPSFLTALAAPLVAILLLALRPLADIKVDPLIALPLGGLIGALCMGKLRHANSYAISGLGKMAPVAIMLLGTGALAGIIGNSGMKDVLIEGLKHSGLPPYILAPISGVLMSLATASTTAGTAVASNVFSSTLLELGVSSLAAAAMIHAGAIVFDNMPHGSFFHATGGSVNMNMKERLKLIPYESAIGLIMTVVSTLIFGVFY
- a CDS encoding diacylglycerol kinase; amino-acid sequence: MYKTTGLTHLINSTKYSLQGLKSAFKNETAFRHECFLACILIPLAFWLGDTKIEIALMISSVLLVMAVELLNSAVEAVVDRIGTERHELSGRAKDQGSAAVFIALCIVAVVWGSILFF
- the relA gene encoding GTP diphosphokinase, which translates into the protein MVAVRGSHLLNPQDFVIEQWCSSLKLPAATEKSLIDAWYYAQAKIAEHADKMENAVLTLQSGVEMVEILHEMNMDSESLLTAMLFPLVANQLVDWEQIQEDFGPKITKLLKGVEEMDNIRQLNASHSANASQVDNVRRMLLAMVDDFRCVIIKLAERITFLRDAENHFCEEEKVLAAKECSNIYAPLANRLGIGQLKWELEDYCFRYLHPEQYRNIAKLLHERRLDREQYITDFVTELTGYLKENIDQVEVYGRPKHIYSIWRKMQKKHLEFSGLYDVRAVRIIVQKLQDCYTALGIVHTHFKHLPKEFDDYVANPKPNGYQSIHTVVLGKGGKPIEVQIRTQQMHDDAELGVAAHWKYKEGTTGSLSAYEEKITWLRKLLAWQDDITDSGEVMAELRSQVFDDRVYVFTPKGEVVDLPAGSTPLDFAYAIHSEIGHRCIGAKVGGRIVPFTYHLQMGEQVDIITQKNPNPSRDWVNPNLGFTHTSKARAKIQAWFKKQDRDKNVPAGKELLDNELARLNISLKQVEQVALPRYNLKNLEDLYAGIGSGDIRLNQLVNFLQSRLIKVTAEEADQEILRHVASKSANTAQQKAQQKADQQQKKGYVIVEGVGNLLHHMARCCQPIPGDAIAGYITMGRGISIHRCDCEQFIELQAAHPERVVEALWGDDYAAGFHINIRIVASDRNGLLRDITTVLANEKVSVLGVSSRADTKKQVATMDMEIELKNVESLSKILARLAKLDDVIEAKRL